CGGCCATCGGCCTTCGTTCCAACTATTGAGAAAAGAGATGATATCCGCCCGGGAATCCGACGCCAGGGCAAAAATGAAAACGAAGGGCGGGGGATCTCCCCGGCGCGAACGCCAGGGAAGCATCGGCCTTCCGGATATGAGACCTTGGGCATCCGTTTCGTCCGTATCCCCGGCGGATTCGCACAACACCGTCGTGTCCCCGATTCTGGAGAGCCATCGCCGTGAAACCCAATCCCTATCCCGGTTTTTTTCATATAAAAAAACTGCCGACAAGACCAGCCCGCCCGCAATGAGGAGCCCAGCCCCTCTTGTCAACCATTTAATTGAGGATGACATCATTCCGGATGTTCCCGATTCATCGCTGGGTAGACGGCTTTATGATAGAGCGCCGCAATCAATCCCAGCGAGATCCAGAAGACGATTCCGGGCTTGGCGCCCAGCGGAATGGAGTCTCCCAATCCGAAGAGGACGTGAGCCGCCTGTCCCCCGGCCAGTCCACGGGCCGACGCCCGCATCCAGCCCGGCATCGGCCGGAGCCATACGGACCGGCACATTGCCCAAGCCCCGCCCAGAATGGCCAGGTAGGCGATCAGCCCGGGAATCCCCATTTCTGCGGCGGTGTGGAGCATGTGATTGTGGGCATGGGCTTTTTTATATCCAAGCCCCGGTTCCCTCCTCAACATATTGACTCCGACTCCGGTCAGCGGTTTTTCCCGCACGGCCGTGATTCCGACAGACCACTGAAGATGGCGATGTTTGATTTTTTCAATCCAATACGGTCTTTTCCTTTCGGCCGCCGCCTCGGCATCGCTCTCGGGCAACACAATCAACACCAAGCCGCTGAAGAGCACGATGAATATGATCCCGAAAATTTGAATATTTTTCGAAGAGATGACAAGCCATAAGCCTCCGGCAAGGGCCAGCCAGGAAGCGATTGTCTGTGAGATAAAAAGAACGAGCAGAAAAAACGCCGTCAACAACCCAAGCAACGGAATGAACGCCAACCCGGCTCCCGGCATCGCCTTTCGCTCCCTTATCATGTTCACAAAGAGAGCCATGCAGAGCGGCACGAAAAGCAACAACACGCCGGCAACGGCATTTGGATTCAATCCCGCCTCAGCCCCCTCGAATCCCCAGTTTTTTTGTGGAATCCTGCCTATCAACAGTTCAAGAAGCCTACGGAAATGCGCTTCTCCGCTCAGAAACATCCCCATCACTCCGATCACCGCAAGTCCGGCGCCTCCGGCGATGTAAACTCCGATTCCCACCGCAATCAATCGCTCCGTACGCACAATGCGAACAATAACAAAAAAAACCAGGATCCCGTAGACAATTCCCACAACCTTCGGCAGCATGGCCGCCCATTGTCCCGAGGCCGCCGAGGAGATTACCAATTGGACACCGAGAAGAGCGACGGCAACATCGATCGGAGACCCCGCATAGGAATCGGACCCCTTGAGCTTCACAAACAGGAAGCGAACCAGCCACAATATGGGGAAAATCAGAAAAGGCCAAAGACGGTTGATTCGAGGAAAAATAAAAAGCGGCGCCATCGCCGCAAGAAGCGCCGCTTCGATCCAATCCATCATTCGAATGTGTTTCATTTCCGACACAAATCCGTTAAACCTCCCACACTCAAGAACTTCGAACTCGGTTCATGAATCGGAATCAGGCTGAACTCAACGCGACTCGCCTTACGACTTCGGCAATCCTGTCAAGATCCTTTTCTTCGAGGCGGCTTCCGCTCGGCAGGCAAAGTCCCTTATCGAATATTTCGGCCGCCACGGCGCCCCTCCGCTTCCTGCATCCGGCGAATACCGGCTGCATATGCATGGGCTTCCATATGGGCCGGGCCTCGATGTTTTCCGCCTCAAGCGCCATTCGGATGTCCTCACGCGTCGAGCCGAAATCCTCAGGTTCGACCGTAATGCAGGTCAGCCAACGGTTCGAGCGGCCATAGGGGGCTTCGGGCATGAAGTCGATGCCTGGTAGATCTCCGAGAGCCTTCCGATAATAATCGAAAATCCCGCGGCGGGCCGCAACGCGTTCCTCGATGACCCGGAGCTGCCCCCGGCCGACGGCGGCCAGCAGGTTGCTCATCCGGTAATTGTAGCCGATTTTCGAATGCTCGTAGTGCGGGGCCGGTTCGCGCGCCTGAGTGGCCAGGAACCTGGCTCGATCCACAAATTCCCCGTCATCCGAAACCAGCATGCCGCCCCCGGACGTCGTGATGATCTTGTTGCCGTTGAAGGAGAATACGCCGGCCCGGCCGAAACATCCGGCTTTTTTGCCGTTGCAGGATGCCCCCAGCGCCTCGGCCGCATCCTCGATGAGCGGCACATCGTATCTCCGGCAAATCTCCTCGATTCTTCCATAATCGACGCACTGGCCGTAGAGATCGACGGCCATAACGGCCTTGGGCATACGGCCCTTATTCCGCGCCTCCTCCAACTCTTCCTCGAGCAATCCGGGATCCATGTTCCAGGTCCGCCGGTCGCAGTCGATGAACACCGGCTTCGCTCCCACATACACGATGGCATTAGCCGAGGCGCTGAATGTCAGGTCCGAGCAAAGGACCTCGTCGCCGTCTCCGACTCCGAGGATGATTAGCGCCAAGTGGAGAGCCGCAGTCCCCGAGGAAAGAGCCGCGGCATGGCCGATTCCGATATATTCGCACATCTCGCGCTCGAAATCGTCGACCATGGGACCGAGCGGGGCGATCCAGTTCGACCGGAAGGCCTCGGCAACAAGGCCCTCCTCGAATCCGGACATG
The sequence above is drawn from the Acidobacteriota bacterium genome and encodes:
- a CDS encoding O-antigen ligase family protein, yielding MKHIRMMDWIEAALLAAMAPLFIFPRINRLWPFLIFPILWLVRFLFVKLKGSDSYAGSPIDVAVALLGVQLVISSAASGQWAAMLPKVVGIVYGILVFFVIVRIVRTERLIAVGIGVYIAGGAGLAVIGVMGMFLSGEAHFRRLLELLIGRIPQKNWGFEGAEAGLNPNAVAGVLLLFVPLCMALFVNMIRERKAMPGAGLAFIPLLGLLTAFFLLVLFISQTIASWLALAGGLWLVISSKNIQIFGIIFIVLFSGLVLIVLPESDAEAAAERKRPYWIEKIKHRHLQWSVGITAVREKPLTGVGVNMLRREPGLGYKKAHAHNHMLHTAAEMGIPGLIAYLAILGGAWAMCRSVWLRPMPGWMRASARGLAGGQAAHVLFGLGDSIPLGAKPGIVFWISLGLIAALYHKAVYPAMNREHPE
- a CDS encoding aminotransferase class I/II-fold pyridoxal phosphate-dependent enzyme gives rise to the protein MSGFEEGLVAEAFRSNWIAPLGPMVDDFEREMCEYIGIGHAAALSSGTAALHLALIILGVGDGDEVLCSDLTFSASANAIVYVGAKPVFIDCDRRTWNMDPGLLEEELEEARNKGRMPKAVMAVDLYGQCVDYGRIEEICRRYDVPLIEDAAEALGASCNGKKAGCFGRAGVFSFNGNKIITTSGGGMLVSDDGEFVDRARFLATQAREPAPHYEHSKIGYNYRMSNLLAAVGRGQLRVIEERVAARRGIFDYYRKALGDLPGIDFMPEAPYGRSNRWLTCITVEPEDFGSTREDIRMALEAENIEARPIWKPMHMQPVFAGCRKRRGAVAAEIFDKGLCLPSGSRLEEKDLDRIAEVVRRVALSSA